GCCATCTATGATTTCATCGCACAGCAGCGCCTGAAACGGGTCCTGGGGATAAAGGTCGGCCGCCTTGCCAAAATAGCGCAGTAAAGCACTCGACTGGGTGTACTGCACTCCCTCTATGTTGACAGTGGGTACCTGGCCCAGTGGCGTGGTTTTCCGCACGTCGGCAAATTCACCATAGCCGAAACGGAAATCCTCAAACGGGATGCCGGCGGCGTGGAGTACGATACGGATTGGCTCGCCGCGGCCGCCATCAACATCGAAATAACTGACTTTAATCTGGCTCATTGTGCTCTCCTGAGATGTTCATGTTGCTGGATATGGATTCTGGTCGTTTTTATACCCTGAGGCTTACGACAAAGAGGGGGCTTGTATCGCCTTGCAGCGTGGTATGCATGTATAGCTTGTGCCTGAAACCTGTCTGGAAACAACAAAGCCGGCGCTGGCCGGCTTTGTCTAACATCTGCAAGGTATTCAAGAGTGTTTGCTGTGCAGCACTTCGAGCAGCTGATCTTCCAGCTGGAAGCGGGTCTCCATGGCATCCCCAAGGTGGGAGAGATCTTCGTCGAGCTGCATCAGCACATTGTCGTCATCCACGCCCGTATACTTGTCGTTGAAGTCCAGTGCCATATCTGTGGTGTTGTGAATTTTGGGAAGCAGGTTCTTGGCGATGTCCTGGCTTGACTTGCCATTGGTTTCACAGGCGCTGACCACCTTGTTATAAATCTCGAAGTGGCCTTCGGAAACATAATCGACCAAGAGGTCGCAAAAGGCTTTGACATGATCGAAGGAGGGAAGACGTGCGCGGTCTTCATAGGGAGGTAAACCCGCGATTTGGCAGTAATGCACCAACAGGTTTCTGCGGTTTTCCAGCCACTGGTCAATGAGCTTATTGGCGCCGCCCCATCTTTGTTCGGCTTTTTCCAGCTGACTCAGCATTTCGGGCCTCTCTTCCTTAGATGTCGTTCTCTTACTGTAGGAGAGAAATCGGGTCCTGATCAACTGATTTTTGACGCATTCAGTCTCAGGTATTGAATGGACAAACCAGTTGTTTTGTATACAAAAAAGCAAAAATAAAAAGCCCGGCTACAGAAATCTGTGGCCGGGCGAGTCGGAATATATGCGGGCTCGATGTGACGAGCTTCTTGATTGTTCTTGCTAGCGCAGACTTTTTATACCAAAGGGGATCTGCCCACGCAACTTTTTTCTGTCTTCCAATTCACATAAGCGTCATTTTCCCGTCATCCTTTTGATCCTGATCAGAAGATAGGCTGATAACTTTTGTCCGGCCATTGAGGCGCCGTGCAGCTCACAGAAATGAATTTTGAAAGGTTACTTTATTCCCGTAAATGCTAAACTACCGCGCAGCTTTCATAAGAACAGGAATCACGCCAAATGGCAGAATTGAAAAACGATCGTTACCTGCGCGCCCTGCTTAAACAACCCGTGGATGTCACTCCCGTTTGGATGATGCGTCAGGCGGGCCGTTATCTTCCTGAATACCGTGCAACCCGTGCCCAGGCCGGTGACTTTATGTCACTGTGCAAAAACGCCGAACTGGCCTGCGAAGTAACGCTGCAGCCACTGCGCCGTTACGAGCTGGATGCGGCTATCCTGTTCTCTGATATTCTGACCATTCCCGATGCCATGGGCCTGGGTCTGTACTTTGAAGCCGGCGAAGGCCCACGTTTCGAGCGCAAGGCCGACACCCTGGAAGCCATCAAGGCACTGCCTATCCCGGATCCCGAAGATGAGCTGGGCTACGTGATGCGTGCCGTGAGCACCATCCGCCGTGAGCTTAAGGGTGAAGTTCCTCTGATTGGTTTCTCCGGCTCGCCATGGACCCTGGCCACCTACATGGTGGAAGGTGGCTCCAGCAAGGCGTTCGAAAAAATCAAGCGTATGATGTACTCAGAGCCAATGGCATTGCACCTGTTGCTGGACAAGCTGGCCGACTCGGTCATCCTGTACCTGAACGCGCAAATCGCCAATGGTGCTCAGTCGGTGATGATTTTTGACTCCTGGGGCGGCGCCCTGTCTCACAGCGCCTACCGTGAGTTCTCCCTGCGTTACATGCAGAAGATTGTTGACGGCCTGACCCGCGAAGCCGATGGCCGCAAAGTGCCTGTGACCCTGTTCACCAAGGGTGGCGGTCTGTGGCTCGAATCTATGGCCGAAACCGGCTGTGATGCCCTGGGTCTGGACTGGACCGTGGACATCGCCGATGCCCGCCGCCGCGTAGGCCACAAGGTTGCGCTGCAGGGCAACATGGACCCATCCATGCTGTACGCGCCAATCCCACGCATCGAAGAAGAAGTTGAGCAAATTCTGGCTGGCTTCGGCGAAGGTACTGGTCACGTGTTTAACCTCGGCCACGGTATCCATCAGCATGTGGATCCTGAGCACGCAGGCGCCTTCATCAAGGCCGTACACGAGAAGTCGCGCAAGTATCACAAGTAAGCTTGTGCAACTGCAAAGGCCCGCGATAGCGGGCCTTTTGGTTTTGGCTGTGTCCCCATACTCTGCAAAGGGTTAGACATCAGGCATAACACTTTTTGGCACAGCACTCTGTATTGCTCCTTTCAGCCACCAAAATTGGGCAGTTCATTGTCTGCTCGCAGCGCTGCCGTTTCCCCTTGATAAGCGAGTTTCTGATTTTTGCGGGCAAGCATGGTGGCCTGTGTTGGCAGTTTCTGGCGTAACGCGGTGCGAGACTCTTTCCTCTATATCAGGTGCTAACAGGGCCTGAATTTGAAAAATCCATTATGAATCACACCCCTTGTGCGCGAATGCTGCGCTCTGTCACGGCAGACTGATGTGCTTTTGGGCAATCTGCTAAAGTTTTTGCCTTGGAAGGCTCTGGACTGGTTTCGGCGCGGCTGCAAATAGGGTATGTTTCGGCGCGTTAATGCAGTACCCGTGATCAGGCTTGATAGACGGGATATTCACAGCCGTGGTTTAAGATGCACATTGGCAAGAAGTTTTTGGTTTTTATCGCGGCCTTTTGTATACCGGCAATCTTGCTGGTGTATTGGGGCATGGGACTTTGGTTTGAACGCAAGGCCTCCTCATTTCTTGAGCAATCCATTGCTCATGAACTCGCCAATATTAATGAGCAATATCAGCGTAGCCTCCGACGGCAATTACTGCTGAGCCACATCTATGCCGGCCCGCTGAGCAGTCTCTCTCCGGATGCGCAGGCAAGTATGGATTCAGCCTGGTATGAACACACACACGCGCTTGGGCTGCATTTTTATCGTTATTCTGATGCAGGACTGATTTCCTTCGGTGTCGGCAACGATTATCCCTTATCTCCCGAGATGGTCTCTGCGCTGGTGAACGGAACTGAGGATGTTGCGGTCGCCCTGCTGCTGGACTCAGGTCCCTTACTGATCACCATCATTACGCAGGGCGACTCCCGGGTGCTTGTGTCCCGCAGCCTGTCTGAGGAAGAACTGACCAGATTCGGGCGCTCTGGCTTTGTGGAGCGTATCCGGCTGGTCGATTCGCGGGATGGCGGGCAATATCAAATCCCGGTAGCCGGTATCGGCTCAGCCAGTTTGGTGCTCGATGTCAGTTTCGGTTTGCGTGATGTCTCAAGCCCTGCCATTCAGCCCGACCGAATGGTGGCTGGCATTCTGATGATGGGCATATTGCTGCTTGCCCTGGGTTATGTGTGGATCCGCCGCAGTCTTGTGGTACCGCTTAATGGGCTCATGTCTCAGCTTGGCAATATGGACCCCAGTGCCAGCCGGTATCTTCCCCTCAGCGCCGATGGCTGCGCCGAAGTGCGGCATTTCTCCCGGGTCAGCAATAAGTTGCTGGCCGAAATTTTTGCCCAGAAAGAGCAGGCCAGGGTGATCCTCGAAGGCATTGCCGATGCAGTTATTCTTACCGATGCCAAGGGGGATGTGCTCTACCTCAATCCCCCCGCCTGCCGCTTGCTTGGTGGACAGGCCGCGGATTTTGCCGCGACTTCCGTCAGCGGTATTTTGGGCATCAAACCGTCGCTGCTGGACCGCTTTCTGAAAGAGCAGGGCCAGGCGTGTAAACAAATCTCCCTGCGCTTTGCCGGCCGCTTACTGCAGTGCACCCTGAGCGCCATCGAAGATCACCAACACACACGCACCGGCGCCTTGTTGGCACTGCGGGACGTGACTGCCGAAGAGCGCTTGAAGTCCGAGCTCAGACGTCAGGCAGAAGAAGATGCGGTCACTGGATTGCCCAATAGAACCACCTTCGAGGCGCGAATGAAGCGGCTGGCGTCGGGGCAGGAAACCGTGGCGTTGTGCTATCTCGACCTCGAACAATTTAAAATCATTAACGACAGCTGCGGTCATCTCGAGGGCGATCGCATGTTGTGTATGGTGGCAAAGACCTTCCAATCCTGTTTGGCACCCGGTGAATTGTTGGGGCGCGTCGGTGGGGATGAGTTTGGCATCTTGCTGTTGGGGCGCAGTGCCCATGAGGTTGCCCTGCTGCTCAAAACCCTGCAGCAAAAATTATCCATGCAGGTGCTCGAGAGTCAGGGGCAATGTCATAGGGTCGGCGTCAGTATTGGGGTAGCTTTTGCCCGTGCGCCGCTGCCCCCTGTGGGTGAGCTGTTCAAAGATGCCGATATTGCCTGCGTAGCCGCCAAGCAGAAGGGCAGCAACCAAATTCACTTCTACGACGATAAAGACAAAGAGCTGAATTATCAGCGTAATGCACCCAAATGGGCACTGCGTATTGCCAAAGCTATCCACAACCGGGAACTGGAGCTTTACTTTCAGCCCATACATTCACTCCATGGCGGCAGCCCCCGCAAGCGGATGGAAATTCTCCTCAGGATCCGAGAGAGCAATGGCCGCATCTTGCCGCCAGCGCAATTTATTGCCTCGGCGGAGCGCTTTAAGCTGATGCCGGAGGTGGACAAGGCCGTGGTGTCCATGGCCA
This portion of the Shewanella amazonensis SB2B genome encodes:
- a CDS encoding Rsd/AlgQ family anti-sigma factor, yielding MLSQLEKAEQRWGGANKLIDQWLENRRNLLVHYCQIAGLPPYEDRARLPSFDHVKAFCDLLVDYVSEGHFEIYNKVVSACETNGKSSQDIAKNLLPKIHNTTDMALDFNDKYTGVDDDNVLMQLDEDLSHLGDAMETRFQLEDQLLEVLHSKHS
- the hemE gene encoding uroporphyrinogen decarboxylase; amino-acid sequence: MAELKNDRYLRALLKQPVDVTPVWMMRQAGRYLPEYRATRAQAGDFMSLCKNAELACEVTLQPLRRYELDAAILFSDILTIPDAMGLGLYFEAGEGPRFERKADTLEAIKALPIPDPEDELGYVMRAVSTIRRELKGEVPLIGFSGSPWTLATYMVEGGSSKAFEKIKRMMYSEPMALHLLLDKLADSVILYLNAQIANGAQSVMIFDSWGGALSHSAYREFSLRYMQKIVDGLTREADGRKVPVTLFTKGGGLWLESMAETGCDALGLDWTVDIADARRRVGHKVALQGNMDPSMLYAPIPRIEEEVEQILAGFGEGTGHVFNLGHGIHQHVDPEHAGAFIKAVHEKSRKYHK
- a CDS encoding putative bifunctional diguanylate cyclase/phosphodiesterase; this translates as MGLWFERKASSFLEQSIAHELANINEQYQRSLRRQLLLSHIYAGPLSSLSPDAQASMDSAWYEHTHALGLHFYRYSDAGLISFGVGNDYPLSPEMVSALVNGTEDVAVALLLDSGPLLITIITQGDSRVLVSRSLSEEELTRFGRSGFVERIRLVDSRDGGQYQIPVAGIGSASLVLDVSFGLRDVSSPAIQPDRMVAGILMMGILLLALGYVWIRRSLVVPLNGLMSQLGNMDPSASRYLPLSADGCAEVRHFSRVSNKLLAEIFAQKEQARVILEGIADAVILTDAKGDVLYLNPPACRLLGGQAADFAATSVSGILGIKPSLLDRFLKEQGQACKQISLRFAGRLLQCTLSAIEDHQHTRTGALLALRDVTAEERLKSELRRQAEEDAVTGLPNRTTFEARMKRLASGQETVALCYLDLEQFKIINDSCGHLEGDRMLCMVAKTFQSCLAPGELLGRVGGDEFGILLLGRSAHEVALLLKTLQQKLSMQVLESQGQCHRVGVSIGVAFARAPLPPVGELFKDADIACVAAKQKGSNQIHFYDDKDKELNYQRNAPKWALRIAKAIHNRELELYFQPIHSLHGGSPRKRMEILLRIRESNGRILPPAQFIASAERFKLMPEVDKAVVSMAMEWLAAHPNFWHDHCLSINLSGNSLGVEGMESFIVEQLQRNGIPPACICFEITETTAIQNRQRALDMLRSLRKQGFAFAIDDFGSGFASYGYLRELPVDYVKIDGCFVRQLASNAKDYAIVKSIHDVCSVMGIETVAEFVESQDIMARLEEIGINYAQGYAVGRPKPLKDYAPFPLRQPA